AAatgaaaagagacaattcttAATTACTGTGTCTACCATCACTATTAGTATTTAATGGGAATTCTGTACTATAATAAAGGAATTGATTTAAATTGTGGGTCTTTAAGTATTgtagcatttctctctctctctctctctctctctctctctctctctctctctctctctctctgtgtgtatgtgtatgcatgtatgcatgcatctctgtgtgtgtgtatgttgaaaAGTACAATGTACTAGCTCTGTTCTCAATGTAGATAGTCTGCCCCTAAAAGCATTTGAAAGCATTGATATAATCTGAgtgacttatttttaaaactcattcaAACTAACACCTCCACTCTGTGATCTATGTGATGAATTGGAAGGCAGAGATGTAAAACAATATCACAATGAAGGGTAAGGAATTTGGAGCATTAGCTTCACAAGATACTTAGTTTGATAGCACAGGACTTTGCATTGTTACTTTGGAATAGGTTTTCctgttttcataattttatttcagtaGCATGATTAGTGTTGTCTGGAAACCTTAGTCACTTCCTGTCATTTTCCTTGGGGTAAATGTGTTAATATGGTTAGGGAAGAAGGAGTAGGGGTGTTTGGAGGAGTTGGCTAAAATCCAACATCAAAACGgggagggtttcttttttttttttttgaacaatggGTCATACCAATACTTCAGACCATAAATAGAGAGTGATCCTTTCTCTAGTTACATGCATTGTTTTAAGAATGAATTTCAAAAGAAACATTTGACCAGCAAACAAGGACAAttctccaaaagaaaagaaacttagtaTCTGCAGCTTTCCATTGGGAGGGAACATTACTCCAGATTCTGAGGAAGATACATGAGGGAACATTTCCCAAGAGGGTAGAAATCCTTCAGATGATTAAATTTATGATGGTTCATCTAACTCAAGGACTTAAAAGAATGGTCTCTATTATGGTGCTATTATCAAAACAAGATTGGGCTTATGGTGCAACGAGGAAGAAATCTCTTGAATTGTATAGGTCCTGACACACTTCTATAAAATCATTAGGTTCTACTTGTTCAACTGGCTTTTTAGTGGTCATTCTTCAATTAGCaacatttaaaattactttccATTTCTAATGTTTAGAACCTGTGCACTTGTATGATTTGACTTAGAGATTTTTTAGCTAAGGTAAACCCAATTattctaattgttttttttttgtcagattcttattcttttttttttttttttataaatgataaTAGTTCTCTATATCTGAGTGATAACAAGGAATCTGAAATGGAGGAGCTGTCAGCGTGTAGAAAAAATGTTACAGTTACTTTTTATTCAATGTTAAAATAGCTCAAGAGATACAAAGCCATAAAAAGTCATAGAGAATGTGAAATGCAGctatatagaaaatagaaaaaaaaataactacccCAAGTTGGAGAagactatgaaaaattgagtCATAGATGATGCaaggtaaaaattttaaagtgtagAAAATTAAAGAACCAAAGTTAGCAAACCTATAAAACTATAGAGAAAGGAGATGTATCTGAGtaataaaatgcaaagaaaatataTGTCTTCTAGTTCCTTGTAAAATCAAGGCTACTCGTTCACCTATGTGTAAAATGTAAGTCACAAAGAGGCACAGGAGAGTAGCTGTCATTGGGTTCCGCCGGGAAAAGTATGTTTCTGGTGATCAGCACATTACTCAGCGACCCCAATTCATCCCATATTGCTCCCTCCCAGAAGACACATTTCCAGTAGCTAAAGGCAGCCAGTGcaatatgaaaacaaagcaagacagaCTTTCCACTTTTGGTGTGACTTACTTTGCTTTGCGGGTAATAATTCGGATCAGCGTTAATCAAAGCTGTCCAGTGCATATTAGTTTATGAGGTGGTCACAGACACGGAAAGTCAGAGCATCCATTAACACAGGGAAGACTGTCACATGAGTAAACAGCAGTGGCATGCCTTGTCATTTTTATTACCTGTTAAAGAAGGATCCTCAGTCCCATCTCCAGCTACTGGAACACCCAGGGGAGAGCGCCGGGCAGGGCTGCCTAAGCGTTCCTCTTGCTCTTTCAGAGATATGGAATTTTTGTGGGGAGATTTATGGTTTGTGTTTTCATGAGGACtaacttctgatctctttctaGGAAGTGGGGTTGGTTTAGCTGGCTGGTAAACCTGACTACAGGGAGCTACGGGATGGTAGGATGGCTTCTCAGCTTGTCCTTCATCATCCTCCGCCTCGTCATCAATCACGACTAGCTCAGCGTGGATGACCCCGTCGTAGCCCGTCAAaagcttcttttcttcctcattatCATCTGCCTGCTGATACCCCATGAAAATCATCGTTACAGGTTCTGTGTCATCCACATTAGAAGGCAGAGTATGAACGATGTTATATCTGacatcttctgtctcctcctggcAAGGGGGTGAAGAACACTGGGGTCCTGATTTCCCAGGGCTTGCTCTGCTGGGGCTCAGTTCCATCCTTGGAGAAACTTCATGTTCGTTCTGCCTGATGCTGGATTCTTCCCAAGGACTTGGCATTCTCTTTTGTTGGGTGTGGACCCTCTCTTCCGCTTGCGGAACCATTGATCGGGGCTGAGGTGTTGGCCGAGTGGGGCTGGTATGAGTGGGACCATTGCTTCTCCTCTCCAAGAGCCCGTCGGTCATATTGTGCGCAGATTCATTTGCATGGTTGCCCAGTCCGTTAGCTTTCATCATTATCCTTTCTTGAAAATTTGGTCCAGGGCTTattactctttctctctgtgggGTCATAGGCCGGCAAAATGGATTGGCATACACAGGCTCATGGTACTCTGTGGGTGATTTAGAGTTCCTCTCTGAGGCTTGTCTTAGGAGATCCTCCACTTCGACAGGTGCGAGGCCATCGGTGCCGTTGTAGGTTGTGTTCTGATTGGAGCTGACTGCATAGACTGATTTCTGCCGGTCCTCATACACCTTTATTCCTGTACTTTTAAAATCATCTGATGGGAGTGGTATTGAAGACAGAACTACGCTCTCTCCAGTCTTCAAATCTTTTTCAACTTTAATTTCCATGGCATACAAAGCTGTTAAAAGACAAATTTAACACACGGGTTAGCACTCCTTTTCTCTTATAAActaatttgtttacttttaaactCTTTGATAGTCTCTTATATGATATTTAAAAACCTCTAacccagtggtggtggtgcactctttaatctcagcactcaggaggcagaggcaggtgaatctctatgagttcaaagccagcctggcttacaaagcaagttctaagacagccaggatacacagagaaacccgatctcaaaaacaaacaaacaaacaaacaaacaaacagaaaaacaaacaacaacccaaaccaacaaaaagccAACCCTCCCCACAAATCCTGatttgggtgctggagagatggctctacagAAGGCCTGAGCTGctttcctagcacccatgtgaggAGGcccacaactgtctttaactctacctccaggggatctgaatcCTTCTGGCCTTCCACGGCACCTGTATGAATATGGTGCACATAAACTTATTCaggcacacacctatacacatataatacatctttaatttttttctggttttaccAATTAGTTCTAAAGCAACCGACTCTGAGTAACATGGAATCTTAGGAAGTGTAAcattttggaaaaataatttgaaGGAGTCAGTAAGAGAAATAAACCCATATAGGTGGTATTTTTGAAGGGAACTAAAAGATACCCCTATCCATGGATACCCCTATCCATACAGAAGTAACCAGCCAGACTTATACACTTTTGCTTACTTATGAAGGAGAATCTCTTTACTTAGGAAGAACCTCACAGTGTAGGCTGCAGCAGGTGAAGTGCCTAGCAGTGCAATTTGTTAAGCTCATCCTTGTTGGAAGCTCAGCTGCCTACTGACCCTGTGCAGTGTTCTAAGGTCTtcccagtgtggaggaagttAAGACGTGGTAACTAGTGCAGAGGCtggaatttaatttaaaaattaaaaaaaccaaaacttttatcttatgtgtatgggtattttgcctgcatgcatatcatGTGCATAtcataccatgtgcatgctgagTCCCCGAGGAATTTAGAAAAGggcttcagatctcctggaacctgttgtatagatagttgtgagctatcatgtgactgttgggaattgaacctaggtcatTTGCAAGATCAGCAGttgctcttaattgctgaccCCTCTCTCCAGACACCCCCCTTTTATCTTCCTAATTTATTACCACTTTTAAGTAGATGGAAGGCTTAACATAGAGCAATAGGAACTGTCCCGGAGGTGACTGGTGAAGGGGGAAGGGGTTGGGGGGATGAGGGTGCAGGGGGTTGAAGTCTGTCTCATGGCCCAGGCAAGAACCCCATGGCTGGAATTTtaacagatgagagaacagcattCTTTGTAGAATTAGAATGTGTGAATGCTTGCTTTTGGTATATTTTCCTGTAGCTCATCTTGTATTTCTTGTCTCCTCTGTTGCCTGATGGGATGTAGCTTTCCCTGGGTACCTAATTAAATCTGCAAGATTCCCGTCCTTCGTCTCCCCGCCTCACATCTCTGTCTCAGTTTTCTGCACTGTACTCCCTAAATGGTTAATTTGCTGAATACCTACCATGTGCCTAAGTGAGCTTGGTGTATAGTATTTACTCATTAAATATCTGTAGAGAGAATACAGGCTGCTCCCTGCAGACAGAGAATAGCTTCTCCTTCAATTCTAAAATCCAAAGTTTTCCTCTGTGGCCAAACCATCATTTTCCCAGAGGCCTCACCGCATCTGTTTTATGAAAATCATTATCCCATGAAGATAAATAATGCCCAACCTTCCCTAAAGacattttcacttaaaaaaatattttagttactCAATATCTACCAGAAGAGATTTTTGAGCAGAGAAGTTTTAAAGCATTTCTTGGGTGTCTCAGGTCTTATCTTACTTGTTCCTGGTTGTTTTGGTAAGGAGCAAAATGCATGGAATAAACATGCCATCTTCATTATCCCTAATTGTGCAAGCCCCAGGATCTGTCCCATTGCCATGGGAACATTGTACGATGGACCTTTGCCTAAAGTGGAAACATAACCACGCTGTGAAGACTTACTATAAAATCTGAAATCGAGGGGACTTAGGATATGgccttctgaaatgtaaataaaatataaaataaataaataaataaaagaaataaaaaaaaaaaaggatatggcttagtgggtaaaatcATTTGctgcctgatgacttgagttcaatctcaggaaccaacattttaaaaaagtaagcCACATGGGATGGTATAGGTGAggagggatgcagagacaggagaactggTTTCAAACCTATGGGCCAGATAGCCTGCAGTATGCTGTACATtggcagacacagagaaaccctgcctcaaacaagggaggaagagagaactgactctcaaaagTCATCTTCTGACTTTGATGTGAATGCTGTGGCCTGTGTGCATCCACAgtcacacacaccctacacacacatatacatacataatacatacaacacatgcatagataatacatacataacacatacagtacatacatacataacacatacaatatgcacatacatagtATATACAATACATGTATAGataatacatacataacacatatagtacatacatacataacacatataatacacacatacataacacatataatacacacatacataatacataaaatgcatatatacataatacatacaatgtatacatacatgacacatacaatacatacataatacacacacacacacacacacacacacacacacacacacacactaatcttAAAGACACCTGAAATGAACGTGCTGTTCAATGCAGGTTCTCACataccttttctgttttgttcgtCATCTGGTCCTTCGTTTGTTTCCTTTCTTAATCGGGAAGGTATGTAGGAACTTGGAAGGTCAGGGATATTAGCATAGATGTCCTCAATTGACTCTGTAATGTTGGTGTGAATTCAAAATACATGTAAGATATTAATAATGGTGAAACAAGGCCATTGATTTTATGAAAATTACCTTGCTTCGACCTGAAACAGGCTGCTTAAAAACATACCTTCTGGGATTTCTTCCTTTTCCACCTTCACAGACTGTAAGATAAAAGATTTCCATAATaagattagtttaaaaaaataaaaatatgcatatagaAATACTTGGTAGGACTATGAAGTGTAGTGTTTGTGGATTCTTCTGAGGGAATCACAGTTTTAAGCCGAGTTAGACTCACTCTTATTATGTCTTCTGTGGTCCTCTCGATCGACTTTAGCTTCTTTAGAATTGCCTCTTCATTGGCTGAGATTTGCAGTTCAGCCTTCTCAAGATCTTGGATCTCTTTCTCAAGCCTAACATGaaaaaagaatagatttttaaatgcttaatGCGGTGCATGCAGGGGACTCAGATGCATCTTTCTCATCTGCAGACTCATATGAGACATCTTCCATGCATGTGGCCTTGGCTGAGCATCAGAGATCCACACCAGGCACCACACCTAATGCACAGAAGGTTTCCAACACTTGAACAATTTTTAATCTAAGTctgcttacttttattttatttagttttacacAGGGACTTCTCAGCTATAAAGGTTAATTTTGATGATCAATCGGGTCAACTCATTCCCAGGACAGTACTAGAGCATACTGTTGGGCTTGTCTGTGAGAGCTATTTTGGGGAGATTTAACTGAGATGAGGAGACAACAATAGCCAGGAATGAGGACCAGATTGAATAGAGATGGAAAAATGAAAGAGCTCATTGGGcaccaatttctctctctctgtctctctctgtctctttctctctctccatttctccctccatcccctgcctcttcccctcctcctcctcctcctcctcctcctcctcctcctcctcctcctcctcctcttcttcctcctcctcctcctctctctctctctctctcccatcctcccatctctgtcttcagTATGATCAGTTGCTGCAtgctgtttctgcttctgtgctctccttggCATTACAAACCATATCTTCTCAAGCCATGAATCCCAATAAGTCCTTCCTGTGTTAAGTTGCTCATCTGTCACAGGGATGAGAAGGCTAACAAGCATGTTAGCGAAGCATTCAGCTTTGGTCTCATTTTCTTTGCGGCAGTGGCCAAGGTTGCTTCCACACAAACCAGAATGATTTATTCCATAAAGAGGCTCCTTAGGCTGAATGTGGCTGCACAGACTTGATTACAgagctctggaggctgaggcaggaagactgaggctagcctgagatacAAACAACGTGGTCTCAAaatcagggagggagggatgtgagtttgaggctagcctggtctacggagtgaattccaggacagctagggctacacagagaaaccctgtctcaaacatacaCCCTCACcccaaaacaaactaacaaacaaaaaccaggacatagtctcactctgtagcagTCAACTGCACTGCTGTATGGGAACTCCctgtgaagaccaagctggcctaggACTTGCATAGATTtgctggcctcagcctcctgagtgctgagattaaaggaatgtgccaccacacctggcccttgTACATTTGAACATCAGAAATGACATTGTTTTAAGCTCCTTGAGCACTGTATTCTTTTCTGAGTAGGCTGAAGAGATGGACAAATGGACAAAAATCCTAATATAATGGTCTCATTTTCTGTGTTGTGATAGTGGATATGTATGGCCTGATAAGGCGCAAAGGAACTGACAAAGAAATACACTCATGGACTGTTACACATACTCTGAACTCATACCAGCATTCGGATCAGCTCCAGGACCCTCTGCTCTGCATCATTGCACAGAACCTGGCAGCTGCAGTTACCAAGGCTGGCTGTTCCAGCCATGAAACACGTGTAATCTCTGCCAGACTCTCTGAACTCGAAAGTCAGCTGCCTCAGAGGACCGCTGATTTGACACAGCAGCTGGTCCAAGAGACACCAGCTGTGGGTATTCATGTCAGCAAACATAAATTGTCAGTTCTCTTGACCTCCTTCTTGAAGATGGCCATGGACCTGACTGCTCCAGAATCTTAGGCCATTGTCATACCATTAAAAATCCCAggatgtgatttatttatttatttatttatttatttatttatttatttatttgccattcTATTCATTGCTTTCACTCCGGGTCTGATATTGATGCTGCCTGTGGCCATTTGTAGGCCATTTATAGCTGAGGAGTATTTTTGAACATCATACAACTTCAAGTGAATTACAGTACCCTTGGTTTCTTAGGAGATGCCTgccgttaaaaaaaaaattcctccagGTCTCCGGTAGCATTTTCCCATCAGCAGAATTATAAAATGTGTGCTGAATTATGAAATGCATGTTGGTCTGCTCTGGTAGAGTGGAAAACTACTAAAAGCGGTAGATCTGGATTCTGTAGTCTTTGCTACAAATTATAGTAAATTTCTTTAACCTCTGCAAAATTCAGTTTCACAATGTGTGTAGTGAGAATAACAATACCCGCCGTGTTTCATTCAGATGTTAGGTGAAGCTggaagagatgatgatgatgatgaaagcCAGTTGAATGTGGCAGGTGGCAGGCAAGAGTCCATTCTATGACACTGTCCTGTCTCCTTTCACTACCCACCTAAGCGTTCTCTTCCCAGTATGTGTGTTAGGTATGATATATAAAGGGGAACCTGGGTAGAAACGAAGGAGGTTCAAAGGCTACTGAATCTCAGGACCCTACTGTGGAATGAAAGAATTGTAGGCTTGAATTTTGCTTCAGTTGCCAGCTTCTTGTGTGACCCGAGACTAATCATTGTCTTCATTCATTTatgcatccacataaaaataaatgttcattcaGTATATTCACTGTACCAGGAACTATTCTATATGGTATTGATATGATAGTAAAAAAAATGGAGAGGTTGATGTTCTAGCAGGAAACAGTGCCTTAATACACAGGCCTGCCTGCAGGGTTGTTTTGTGAAAGATCCAACGTGAAATGTTTCAGGTTTATAGTCTACATATGGTTTatgttattcattcatttatttcccCCTTATTTGTGCTATATAATacttcaattgtgtgtgtgtgtgtgcatgtatgtgtgtgtgtgttacatgcctATTTTGTGTCCATAAAAATACAGGCCAGGGCTAGATGGGTTCTAGGCCCATAGTTTGCCATCTCTTGCATTAAtaagtacatatatgtatgcatgtgtgtacgttTGTGTGTGCAATAAACACTGACTTACATATATTTCATACATTTAACAAATGTGtgtataagtacatatatatttctacatGAAAAGTATTTCTATAAAAAGGCATAATGGATTGCCAGGTTTAAGGGCATACAACATTGTTTCTGGAGATGATGTTTCTTTAAACAAATGTTTGTGACAACGAATGAGTGCGGAGCATAAAAATATGCTGTCTACACAGCAGGGTACCTAAAAAACTTGAGGTGAAAGCAGAAAGAGTAAAAAGGAAAGAGGCAATAAATGAGGGAGACACAGGTAGCAGGAACATATAGGACCTTGGACATATGAAGGTTTGTGGACTGGAGAGGGGTCTGTTGCCATATCACTCTCAGGAGCTAAGCAGGGTCAGGACTGGTTACTTATTTGGATGGGAGACTGCACTGGAGAGAGAAGCATGGAGATTAGTTGTTGATAGTATGGATGAAGATGACCTAGTCTAAGTTGGTTGCTGCTGGGAGGGTGAGAAACAATGAGGTCTTGAGAATATTTAAAAGGCAGAACTTCCAGAATTTATCGTTAGATTATAGATAACAGgtggggagagagatgggaggcagagggaaagaatCTTGCCCTTGTTAGGACCCGAGTAACTGGAAACCCACAAATGTAACTGAACTTGGGAGATGAAGAAGGC
Above is a genomic segment from Arvicanthis niloticus isolate mArvNil1 chromosome 4, mArvNil1.pat.X, whole genome shotgun sequence containing:
- the Palmd gene encoding palmdelphin — protein: MEEAELVKGRLQAITDKRKIQEEISQKRLKIEEEKLKHQHLKKKALREKWLLDGTGSGKEHEEMKKQNQQDQHQTQVLEQSILRLEKEIQDLEKAELQISANEEAILKKLKSIERTTEDIIRSVKVEKEEIPEESIEDIYANIPDLPSSYIPSRLRKETNEGPDDEQNRKALYAMEIKVEKDLKTGESVVLSSIPLPSDDFKSTGIKVYEDRQKSVYAVSSNQNTTYNGTDGLAPVEVEDLLRQASERNSKSPTEYHEPVYANPFCRPMTPQRERVISPGPNFQERIMMKANGLGNHANESAHNMTDGLLERRSNGPTHTSPTRPTPQPRSMVPQAEERVHTQQKRMPSPWEESSIRQNEHEVSPRMELSPSRASPGKSGPQCSSPPCQEETEDVRYNIVHTLPSNVDDTEPVTMIFMGYQQADDNEEEKKLLTGYDGVIHAELVVIDDEAEDDEGQAEKPSYHPVAPCSQVYQPAKPTPLPRKRSEVSPHENTNHKSPHKNSISLKEQEERLGSPARRSPLGVPVAGDGTEDPSLTALRIRMAKLGKKVI